A genome region from Yoonia vestfoldensis includes the following:
- a CDS encoding acyl-CoA synthetase: MAFATMADRDAIHNEMPWAERSLPRTTFALLSQTAAAHGDRKAVSFSLLSDPESFCETLTWSALQAKTAQAANLFRDLGIGETDVVAFILPNATETILTYLGGQVAGIVNPINPLLEPEQIGAILRDTKAKVVVTLRAFPKTDVAQKTAEAVRLAPNVTTVLEVDLHRYLTGVKRFVVPLIRPRNPVAHQAKVLDFNAELAKRPVSLTFADSDKDRVAAYFHTGGTTGMPKVVQHRYSGIVYNAWLGARLLFTEKDVQICPLPLFHVFATIVSLGASLGSGAQVVFPTPQGYRGAGVFDNFWKLIAKHKVSFMITVPTAMAALMQRKVDADISSLRLAFCGSAPLPLELYKRFEAAAGVTICEGYGLTEATCLVSINPPDGEKRVGSIGLPFPYTDVKIVSAATGKPCGIDEIGEICVASPGVFSGQTYTDADKNRDMFYADHLRTGDLGRIDADGYLWITGRAKDLIIRGGHNIDPAEIEEALAGHPAVAFAGAIGQPDAHAGEVPCVYLELVADADVTEAALLDYAKQHIHERAAHPKHLEILAELPKTAVGKIFKPDLRKRAITRVYAAALADLAAEVDCVVEDSKRGLVAQISADPAIADKITSALGLYTIPWDIVEE; this comes from the coding sequence ATGGCTTTTGCGACAATGGCGGATCGCGACGCGATTCATAATGAAATGCCCTGGGCAGAACGTAGCCTGCCACGGACGACTTTTGCGCTTTTGTCGCAGACGGCGGCCGCGCATGGCGATCGCAAGGCGGTCAGCTTTAGCCTGCTGTCCGACCCGGAGTCGTTTTGTGAAACGCTGACTTGGTCCGCCTTACAGGCCAAGACGGCGCAAGCCGCCAATCTGTTCCGCGACCTGGGGATCGGGGAAACCGATGTCGTCGCCTTCATTTTGCCCAATGCGACCGAAACGATCCTGACCTATCTGGGTGGTCAGGTCGCGGGGATCGTGAACCCGATCAACCCGCTGCTGGAGCCCGAACAGATCGGCGCGATCCTGCGCGACACAAAGGCCAAGGTCGTCGTCACCCTGCGCGCCTTTCCCAAAACCGATGTTGCCCAGAAAACCGCCGAGGCCGTGCGCCTGGCCCCCAATGTCACCACCGTGCTGGAGGTCGATCTGCACCGCTACTTGACCGGGGTAAAACGATTTGTGGTGCCGCTGATCCGGCCACGGAATCCGGTGGCGCATCAGGCCAAGGTGTTGGATTTCAACGCCGAACTGGCCAAGCGCCCGGTCAGCCTGACCTTTGCCGATTCGGATAAGGACCGGGTGGCGGCCTATTTTCACACCGGTGGCACCACCGGCATGCCCAAGGTCGTGCAGCACCGCTATTCCGGGATCGTCTATAATGCCTGGCTGGGCGCGCGGCTGCTGTTTACCGAAAAGGATGTGCAGATCTGCCCGCTGCCCTTGTTTCATGTGTTTGCGACAATCGTGTCGCTGGGCGCCTCGCTTGGGTCGGGGGCGCAGGTCGTGTTTCCGACGCCACAGGGCTATCGCGGGGCCGGCGTGTTCGACAATTTCTGGAAATTGATCGCCAAGCATAAGGTCAGCTTTATGATCACCGTGCCAACAGCGATGGCGGCGCTGATGCAGCGCAAGGTCGATGCGGATATATCGTCGTTGCGATTGGCCTTTTGCGGGTCCGCGCCCTTGCCGCTCGAACTTTACAAAAGATTCGAGGCGGCGGCCGGGGTCACCATCTGCGAAGGCTATGGGCTGACCGAGGCGACCTGCCTGGTGTCGATCAACCCGCCCGATGGCGAAAAACGGGTCGGCTCGATCGGTCTGCCCTTCCCCTATACGGATGTGAAGATCGTTTCGGCGGCGACGGGCAAGCCATGCGGCATCGACGAGATCGGCGAGATCTGCGTGGCCAGCCCGGGTGTGTTCAGCGGCCAGACCTATACCGATGCCGACAAGAACCGCGACATGTTCTACGCCGATCACCTGCGGACCGGGGATCTGGGGCGGATCGATGCGGATGGATATCTGTGGATCACCGGCCGCGCCAAGGATCTGATCATCCGTGGCGGCCATAATATCGACCCCGCCGAAATCGAAGAGGCTTTGGCCGGGCATCCTGCTGTCGCATTCGCGGGGGCAATCGGGCAGCCCGATGCGCATGCCGGCGAGGTGCCTTGTGTCTATCTTGAACTGGTCGCCGATGCGGATGTGACCGAAGCGGCGCTGCTGGATTACGCCAAACAGCATATTCACGAACGCGCGGCCCATCCTAAACATCTGGAAATATTGGCGGAACTTCCGAAAACCGCGGTTGGCAAAATCTTTAAGCCCGATCTGCGCAAGCGCGCGATCACCCGGGTCTATGCCGCCGCCCTTGCCGATCTGGCGGCAGAGGTCGATTGCGTCGTCGAGGATAGTAAACGCGGGCTTGTCGCGCAGATCAGCGCCGATCCGGCGATTGCAGACAAGATCACCAGCGCGCTGGGCCTTTATACCATCCCTTGGGATATCGTTGAAGAATAG
- a CDS encoding chemotaxis protein CheD produces the protein MSDLNTTSPKMMTIVQGDFAVSNDAQVVMSTVLGSCVAVCIFDLQAKVGGMNHFLLASGGDSNTTDLKYGVNAMELLINRILRAGGDRRRLQAKIFGGARMTVHARDIGQSNGEFALGFLEREGIPCLSQSLGGTMARRVQFTPTTGAARQMQISESPAIETPVIRPRAAPEITLF, from the coding sequence ATGAGTGATCTGAACACCACATCGCCCAAAATGATGACCATCGTGCAAGGCGACTTTGCCGTGTCAAATGATGCGCAGGTGGTGATGTCGACCGTCCTGGGGTCTTGCGTCGCGGTCTGTATCTTTGACCTTCAGGCGAAAGTCGGGGGCATGAACCATTTTCTGCTGGCCAGCGGCGGTGATTCAAATACCACCGACCTGAAATATGGCGTCAATGCGATGGAATTGCTGATCAACCGCATCTTGCGCGCGGGCGGTGACAGGCGCAGGCTCCAAGCCAAGATTTTCGGCGGTGCGCGCATGACCGTCCATGCCCGCGACATCGGCCAGTCCAATGGTGAATTCGCCCTGGGGTTTCTGGAACGCGAAGGCATCCCCTGCCTCTCGCAGAGCTTGGGCGGCACCATGGCCCGCCGCGTCCAGTTCACGCCGACAACCGGTGCAGCGCGCCAGATGCAAATCTCTGAATCGCCAGCTATCGAAACACCGGTCATACGCCCGCGCGCCGCGCCCGAGATCACGCTTTTCTGA
- a CDS encoding CheB methylesterase domain-containing protein, protein MRILIAHRSVILLGQLQRRLERLKIDVMRAATELTEVYDFAEHHEPDCVLLTTDIADCPEFELLATLFGIMGIGCVVLATPNQAQLTNAALKANPAIRVLPANVSDSDLIAALVPSGRRQHPKAPAVAPAPAGRVDPRSTILIGSSTGGIDALMQILPHFHPGAPPTVIVQHTGGNFAASLIRLLDGVTTAKVVAATPDTALQRGHVYLASGDTHHVRLINGSPARIKLDEAPRRSGHRPSVDTLFLSAVPLASHVTAAILTGMGRDGAEGITALRAAGARTFGQDEASCIVYGMPRVAKSLGGIETELPIHQIGPSLLRASQQRQRA, encoded by the coding sequence ATGCGCATCTTGATCGCCCATCGATCCGTCATCCTGCTGGGCCAGCTACAACGCCGGCTGGAGCGGCTTAAGATCGACGTGATGCGCGCCGCCACCGAGCTGACGGAAGTCTATGATTTTGCGGAACATCACGAGCCTGATTGCGTCTTGCTGACAACCGATATTGCGGATTGTCCCGAATTCGAATTGCTTGCAACGCTTTTCGGCATCATGGGCATCGGCTGCGTCGTGCTGGCGACCCCAAATCAGGCGCAGCTGACCAATGCCGCGCTCAAGGCCAATCCGGCGATCCGCGTTCTGCCGGCCAATGTCTCGGATAGCGACCTGATCGCAGCCTTGGTGCCCAGCGGGCGCCGTCAGCACCCCAAGGCACCGGCGGTCGCACCGGCACCAGCCGGGCGCGTCGACCCTCGCAGCACCATTCTGATCGGCTCTTCGACGGGCGGGATCGATGCTTTGATGCAGATCTTGCCCCATTTTCATCCGGGCGCGCCGCCGACTGTCATCGTCCAACATACCGGTGGCAACTTTGCGGCAAGCCTGATTAGGCTGCTTGACGGGGTCACCACTGCAAAAGTCGTGGCCGCAACGCCGGATACGGCATTGCAGCGCGGTCATGTCTATCTGGCCTCCGGTGACACGCATCACGTCCGCCTGATCAACGGGTCTCCGGCGCGGATCAAACTGGACGAGGCACCCCGCAGATCCGGCCACCGGCCTTCGGTGGATACGCTGTTTCTCTCGGCCGTCCCGCTTGCATCGCATGTGACCGCCGCGATCCTGACGGGGATGGGCCGTGATGGTGCCGAAGGGATCACAGCATTGCGTGCCGCAGGTGCCCGCACCTTTGGTCAGGATGAGGCGAGCTGTATCGTCTACGGGATGCCACGCGTGGCGAAATCCTTGGGTGGCATCGAAACCGAACTGCCGATCCATCAGATCGGTCCCAGCTTGCTGCGGGCATCACAGCAAAGGCAGCGCGCATGA
- a CDS encoding chemotaxis protein has protein sequence MTTPPATHRPAPARTLTNVGTALREVATIVTRLEDAALHSCACAADMPQKTRSLQDFDLVLQSLADLATLIEAMGHHGIDQATPDCGKWIAQMRLAWLRDLIGDAPDPVDHDRTQIAIF, from the coding sequence ATGACAACGCCACCCGCCACGCACCGGCCCGCGCCAGCGCGGACGCTCACCAATGTCGGCACCGCCCTACGCGAGGTCGCGACGATCGTTACTCGCCTTGAAGATGCCGCCTTGCATAGCTGCGCTTGCGCTGCCGACATGCCGCAAAAAACCCGATCATTGCAGGACTTTGATCTTGTCCTGCAGTCACTTGCCGATCTTGCAACCTTGATCGAGGCGATGGGCCACCATGGCATCGACCAAGCCACACCCGATTGTGGCAAATGGATCGCGCAGATGCGTCTGGCCTGGCTACGCGACCTGATTGGCGATGCCCCTGATCCTGTCGATCACGACCGGACCCAGATAGCGATCTTCTGA
- a CDS encoding response regulator, with amino-acid sequence MSLKDTLRVMIVDDMGVSRGLLVQAIEEMGIWKNQAENDGRAALNKLIADPVHLVLSDYNMPGMDGLELLRALRQHKATARIGFILVTGNPTPDLVAKGKALGLNNIIKKPFSTASMKQCIETVVGKL; translated from the coding sequence ATGAGCTTGAAAGACACATTGCGCGTGATGATCGTAGACGACATGGGCGTCAGCCGGGGGCTGCTTGTACAAGCCATCGAAGAGATGGGAATATGGAAAAATCAGGCGGAAAACGACGGACGTGCCGCTCTGAACAAGCTGATCGCCGACCCCGTTCATCTGGTCCTGTCCGATTACAACATGCCGGGCATGGACGGGCTCGAACTGCTCCGCGCCTTGCGCCAGCACAAGGCCACCGCACGGATCGGGTTCATTCTCGTGACCGGCAACCCGACCCCCGACCTGGTCGCCAAGGGCAAGGCACTTGGCCTGAACAATATCATCAAAAAGCCCTTTTCAACCGCCAGCATGAAGCAATGCATCGAAACCGTGGTGGGCAAGCTATGA
- a CDS encoding CheR family methyltransferase — protein sequence MTLPDQTARSDQNMREYQFTDHDFQSIAALAHQRYGLHLQPSKKPLVYSRLTKRLRALNLPDFESYCALLSDPRGHAEQSHLLSALTTNVTHFFRERHHFTYLRENILPDLVEKAKKGAPVRIWSSACSAGQEAYSIAAMIRDACPEAARLDIKLLATDVDPQMIQKARQAQYDQDQAEAIPNEYKKLMIEDSDGPQFRIRQDLASLVSFGELNLIGDWPMRRRFDVIFCRNAAIYFDKDTQVRLWQRFADVLQDDGHLMIGHSERLTGPAQSDFRSTAITTYQRLPRNAAPSRPQTKD from the coding sequence ATGACCCTGCCCGATCAGACCGCGCGATCCGACCAGAACATGCGCGAATATCAATTTACCGATCATGATTTTCAGTCAATCGCAGCCTTGGCGCATCAGCGGTATGGGCTGCATCTGCAACCGTCCAAAAAGCCGCTTGTCTATTCTCGGCTGACGAAACGATTGCGGGCTTTGAACCTTCCCGACTTCGAAAGCTATTGCGCCCTGCTGTCGGACCCGCGCGGTCATGCGGAACAATCGCATCTGCTCTCTGCGCTGACCACCAATGTCACGCATTTCTTTCGTGAACGCCACCATTTCACCTATCTGCGCGAAAACATCCTTCCCGATCTCGTGGAAAAAGCGAAAAAGGGCGCTCCGGTCAGAATATGGTCCTCGGCCTGCTCGGCCGGCCAAGAGGCTTATTCCATTGCCGCAATGATCCGCGATGCATGCCCCGAAGCGGCGCGCCTGGACATAAAATTGCTCGCCACGGATGTCGATCCTCAAATGATCCAAAAGGCCCGGCAAGCGCAATATGACCAAGATCAGGCCGAGGCGATCCCCAATGAATACAAAAAGCTGATGATCGAGGACAGTGATGGGCCGCAATTCCGGATCCGGCAGGATCTGGCCTCGCTGGTGTCATTCGGCGAATTGAACCTGATCGGGGATTGGCCGATGCGCCGGCGGTTCGATGTCATTTTCTGTCGGAATGCGGCGATCTATTTTGACAAGGACACGCAAGTCCGTCTCTGGCAACGGTTCGCGGATGTCTTACAGGACGACGGCCATTTGATGATCGGGCATTCCGAACGGCTGACCGGCCCTGCACAAAGCGATTTCCGCAGCACCGCCATTACCACTTACCAGCGGCTGCCCCGCAACGCGGCCCCGAGCCGACCTCAAACGAAAGACTGA
- a CDS encoding chemotaxis protein CheW, whose protein sequence is MSQLAELQKSERLEFVTLVAGGQNFCIEIKQIREIRRWTPVTVLPHSPDHVLGVINLRGAVIPIIDLAAKLGFAKIMPTERHVIIIIAVEDRIIGLLVESVSEILGVDAHTVRETPRGPEDTTTRAILGIIPLGDDMTKVISLSALLAPANQVAA, encoded by the coding sequence ATGTCGCAGCTTGCTGAACTGCAAAAATCCGAACGGCTGGAATTCGTCACCCTGGTGGCCGGCGGTCAGAATTTCTGTATTGAAATCAAACAAATCAGAGAGATTCGTCGCTGGACCCCGGTCACGGTGCTGCCGCATTCGCCCGATCACGTCCTTGGCGTGATCAACCTGCGGGGCGCTGTCATTCCGATTATTGATCTTGCCGCGAAACTCGGTTTCGCCAAGATCATGCCCACGGAACGGCATGTCATCATCATCATCGCTGTCGAGGACAGGATCATTGGCCTTCTGGTCGAATCCGTGTCCGAGATCCTCGGGGTCGATGCCCATACCGTCCGCGAAACCCCAAGAGGGCCCGAGGACACGACCACCCGCGCCATTCTCGGGATCATCCCGCTTGGCGATGACATGACAAAAGTCATCAGTCTCTCGGCCTTGCTGGCTCCGGCAAATCAGGTGGCTGCATGA
- a CDS encoding chemotaxis protein CheA, protein MTADMTMRDVFFEECEDLIAALTEGLTAMRDGSTDSETLNAVFRAVHSVKGAAGAFALDDLVGFAHTFETVLDHVRSQRLALDDRILHVLQRSGDILADLIETAREELPTNSAQVDPVLADLQSFLGDAPAEAEEFVFEALTLAFDGPADAGATYTVDFTPNEAFYTSGNDPVLIIAALQSLGTTRVTVDLSRLPNGLDDLNWRDGLLSWHVEIDGLGSDLPILEVFEFVDDLCALQVKLRDDDDTAPAIAADDTPGNPTEEDTMETVAGTVGDISDQKTRNAADKGNTRAASSLRVDPERIDRLINAVGELIINQSVISQRLQHANLPNTAELFADLDDYKLLAREIQEGVMAIRAQPVKPLFQRMLRIAREAADATGKVVELITEGEATEVDKTVIERLADPLTHMIRNAIDHGIEAPDQREAVGKNRQGRLRLAARQRSGSIVIEIADDGAGLNRPRIREIAVSKGLVAEDAQLSETEIDHLLFAPGFSTAKEVTNLSGRGVGMDVVKTAITVLGGRVAISSQFGQGTTFSITLPLTLAVMDGMIINLGGQTMVVPISSIVETIRPKAADLSQLGLNNTLLRIRGEYVPIIDLAERMGQVATLRDMTDRVLLLIQTDSVPQCALAVDDIFDQRQVVVKSMQGNYGEISGISGATILGDGKIALIIDPEAVAQGNAVYAVTNSQNGRDVNYVAAC, encoded by the coding sequence ATGACCGCCGATATGACAATGCGCGACGTTTTCTTCGAAGAATGCGAAGACCTGATTGCCGCCCTGACCGAAGGGCTGACAGCCATGCGCGATGGCAGCACCGATAGCGAAACGCTCAATGCCGTCTTTCGTGCTGTCCATTCCGTCAAAGGGGCGGCCGGTGCCTTTGCGCTCGATGATCTGGTGGGCTTTGCCCATACATTCGAAACGGTTCTGGATCACGTCCGCTCTCAGCGGCTGGCCCTTGATGACCGCATCCTGCATGTGCTGCAACGGTCGGGCGATATCCTTGCCGATCTCATCGAAACCGCGAGAGAGGAATTGCCGACAAACTCTGCCCAGGTGGACCCGGTCCTGGCAGATCTGCAATCCTTTCTGGGCGACGCCCCGGCCGAGGCAGAGGAATTCGTCTTCGAGGCGCTGACGCTGGCCTTCGACGGGCCGGCCGATGCGGGCGCGACCTATACGGTCGATTTTACGCCCAATGAAGCCTTTTACACTAGCGGCAACGATCCGGTCTTGATCATCGCCGCATTGCAATCACTGGGCACAACCCGCGTCACGGTCGATCTGTCGCGGCTGCCAAACGGTTTGGACGATCTGAACTGGCGCGATGGGCTGTTGTCCTGGCATGTCGAAATCGACGGTCTGGGGTCGGATCTCCCGATCCTCGAAGTCTTCGAATTCGTCGACGACCTTTGCGCATTGCAGGTCAAATTGCGCGACGACGACGACACCGCCCCCGCCATTGCAGCGGACGACACACCCGGCAACCCAACCGAGGAGGACACAATGGAAACCGTGGCCGGTACGGTGGGCGACATATCCGATCAGAAAACGCGCAATGCGGCCGACAAGGGCAACACCCGCGCCGCCAGTTCGCTCCGCGTCGATCCTGAACGCATTGACCGCCTGATCAATGCGGTGGGTGAATTGATCATCAACCAATCCGTGATCTCGCAAAGGCTGCAACATGCCAATCTGCCCAATACGGCGGAATTGTTTGCCGATCTTGACGATTACAAACTGCTGGCCCGCGAAATCCAGGAAGGCGTGATGGCGATCCGCGCGCAGCCCGTCAAACCCCTGTTCCAGCGCATGTTGCGCATTGCACGCGAGGCTGCGGATGCCACCGGCAAGGTGGTCGAACTGATCACCGAGGGCGAGGCGACAGAAGTCGATAAAACCGTCATCGAACGGCTCGCCGATCCGCTGACGCATATGATCCGCAACGCCATCGACCACGGGATCGAAGCCCCCGATCAGCGCGAAGCCGTCGGAAAGAACCGGCAAGGCAGGCTGCGCCTTGCGGCACGTCAAAGGTCTGGCAGCATCGTGATCGAAATCGCAGATGACGGGGCTGGCCTCAACCGTCCGCGGATCAGGGAAATTGCCGTCTCCAAAGGGCTCGTCGCCGAGGATGCGCAATTGTCCGAAACCGAAATCGACCACTTGCTCTTCGCCCCCGGCTTTTCCACCGCCAAAGAGGTGACCAATCTCTCGGGACGCGGCGTTGGCATGGATGTGGTCAAGACAGCGATCACCGTCCTTGGCGGGCGCGTCGCGATCAGCAGTCAATTTGGCCAGGGCACGACGTTTTCCATCACCCTGCCACTGACGCTGGCGGTGATGGATGGCATGATCATCAACCTTGGCGGGCAGACAATGGTTGTCCCCATCTCCAGCATCGTGGAAACGATCCGGCCCAAAGCGGCCGACCTGTCGCAGCTGGGGCTGAACAATACATTGCTGCGCATCCGCGGCGAATATGTGCCGATTATCGATCTGGCAGAACGCATGGGGCAAGTCGCAACGCTGCGCGACATGACCGACAGGGTGCTTTTGCTGATCCAGACCGACAGCGTCCCGCAATGCGCGCTGGCCGTCGATGATATCTTCGACCAGCGCCAGGTCGTCGTCAAAAGCATGCAGGGAAATTACGGCGAAATATCTGGAATCTCGGGCGCCACAATCCTGGGCGACGGCAAGATCGCGCTCATCATCGACCCCGAGGCCGTCGCGCAAGGCAACGCGGTCTATGCGGTCACCAACAGCCAAAATGGAAGGGATGTCAATTATGTCGCAGCTTGCTGA
- a CDS encoding response regulator gives MTKRILAIDDSRTIRSLLTQTLQNAGFEVSTAVDGVDGIEKFQHEDADLVITDVNMPNKDGFGVIADIRGGTRNRTVPVLVLTTESGAALKERARQAGATGWIVKPFDDEALVAVIRRLTGAA, from the coding sequence ATGACGAAACGCATTCTGGCTATCGACGATTCGCGGACCATCCGCAGCCTGCTGACCCAGACCCTGCAAAACGCCGGGTTCGAGGTGTCGACAGCCGTGGACGGCGTCGATGGGATCGAAAAGTTCCAGCATGAAGACGCCGATCTGGTGATTACCGATGTGAACATGCCCAACAAGGACGGTTTCGGGGTGATCGCCGATATCCGCGGGGGCACCCGCAACCGCACGGTGCCCGTTCTGGTCCTGACCACGGAAAGCGGGGCTGCGCTGAAAGAACGCGCGCGGCAGGCCGGGGCAACCGGCTGGATCGTCAAGCCATTCGATGACGAAGCGCTGGTCGCCGTCATCCGCCGCCTGACAGGAGCCGCGTGA
- a CDS encoding STAS domain-containing protein: MPADTATITLPSVLTFEACEDLFTALKAAQDGDLIIDGSNVGRLGGLAAQILATASLTWAASGRCLTLVNESDDLRQALENLALWPLPQQKRVL, encoded by the coding sequence ATGCCGGCCGATACCGCCACAATCACCCTGCCTTCCGTGCTGACATTCGAAGCCTGCGAAGATCTGTTCACCGCGCTCAAGGCGGCGCAAGACGGCGACCTGATCATTGATGGCAGCAATGTCGGCCGTCTTGGGGGTCTTGCGGCCCAGATCCTGGCCACGGCCAGCCTGACATGGGCGGCCAGCGGGCGGTGCCTGACCCTTGTCAACGAATCCGATGACCTGCGCCAGGCGCTGGAAAACCTCGCGCTTTGGCCGCTGCCGCAACAAAAAAGGGTCCTGTGA
- a CDS encoding L,D-transpeptidase, whose translation MTKTTPKTPSRRAVLVGATAATLFAPSILRAQTQQAPVDRNIAAFRVHEWRDHFDSLGVGAILADTKSMFLQHWTPDGDMRIYPTSVPLSDDLTRTGFTEVIDKRVAPSWSPTPAMRERNPEWPAFIPGGDPLNPMGSHALYLSWQFYRIHGTQDTRKIGRKSSNGCIGLYNEQIAEVYDRAPIGTKVRLI comes from the coding sequence ATGACCAAGACGACCCCCAAGACCCCGTCACGCCGCGCTGTGCTGGTCGGGGCGACCGCAGCGACCCTTTTTGCGCCATCCATTTTACGCGCGCAGACCCAGCAGGCCCCGGTCGATCGCAATATCGCCGCGTTTCGCGTGCATGAATGGCGCGACCATTTCGATTCGCTGGGCGTGGGGGCGATTCTCGCGGATACCAAATCGATGTTTCTGCAGCATTGGACGCCCGATGGTGACATGCGGATTTATCCGACCTCGGTCCCGCTCTCTGATGATCTGACGCGCACCGGCTTTACCGAGGTGATCGACAAGCGCGTCGCCCCCAGCTGGTCGCCGACACCGGCGATGCGCGAACGCAACCCTGAATGGCCCGCTTTCATTCCCGGTGGTGACCCGCTGAACCCGATGGGATCGCATGCGCTGTATCTGTCGTGGCAATTCTACCGGATCCATGGCACGCAGGACACGCGCAAGATCGGACGCAAATCATCGAACGGCTGCATCGGTCTTTACAATGAACAGATCGCCGAAGTGTATGACCGCGCCCCGATCGGGACCAAGGTCCGTCTGATCTGA
- a CDS encoding DsbA family protein, which yields MNMTRLFSIAAICALPLSLGAQSLTEDQVRDLVLDTIRANPQIIVEALQILEQDQQEAQATAARAALDDQRMVLENDPNAPVIGNPDGDVTVVEFFDYNCPYCRNAKLELDGLLSADSNVRVVLREWPVLGEGSVFAARAALASRAQGKYAEFHTALMTMQGRAEEQSVMRVAQSLGLDLDQLRRDMQAPAVTEHLQMSNGLGRALGFTGTPSFVIGENLAPGMIRADQMQRLVAAARAAE from the coding sequence ATGAATATGACAAGACTTTTCAGCATTGCGGCGATCTGCGCCTTGCCTTTGTCGCTGGGCGCGCAGAGCCTGACCGAAGATCAGGTCCGCGATCTTGTGCTGGACACGATCCGTGCCAATCCCCAGATCATCGTCGAAGCCTTGCAGATCCTCGAACAAGATCAGCAAGAGGCGCAGGCCACAGCGGCGCGGGCCGCATTGGATGATCAGCGCATGGTGCTGGAAAATGACCCCAATGCACCCGTCATCGGCAACCCCGATGGCGATGTGACCGTGGTCGAATTCTTTGATTACAATTGTCCTTATTGTCGGAACGCCAAGCTGGAACTTGACGGTTTGCTATCGGCCGATTCCAACGTCCGGGTGGTCTTGCGCGAATGGCCCGTCCTTGGCGAAGGATCGGTCTTTGCCGCGCGGGCCGCCTTGGCATCGCGGGCGCAGGGCAAATATGCGGAATTTCATACCGCCTTGATGACGATGCAGGGGCGGGCCGAGGAACAAAGCGTCATGCGCGTGGCGCAAAGCCTGGGGCTGGATCTTGATCAGCTGCGCCGCGACATGCAGGCCCCTGCGGTGACAGAGCATCTGCAAATGTCTAACGGGCTGGGCCGCGCGCTTGGCTTTACCGGCACACCGTCATTCGTGATCGGTGAAAATCTGGCACCCGGCATGATCCGCGCCGACCAGATGCAAAGGCTGGTCGCGGCCGCGCGCGCCGCGGAATAG